The sequence GCCTGCACCCGGACTCGGCGCGCTGGGCCGAGCGCTGCCGCGACTGGTGCACGGCACTCGCGGTTCCGCTCGACGTGGTGCGCGTGCAGGTGACGCGCATCGCCGAACTTGGGCTGGAAGCCGCCGCGCGTGCGGCGCGGCACGCGGCCTTCGCCGAACGCCTCGGCGACGACGAAGTGCTGCTGGCGGCGCATCATCGCGACGACCAGGCGGAAACCATGCTGCTGCGGGCGTTGCGTGCGCCGGGTTACGACGGCCTCGCCGGCATGCGCCCGCTGCGCCGCTTCAGCCGCGGCTGGCTCGCGCGACCCTGGCTGGAAGTGCCGCGCAGTGCGATCCGCGCCGAGGCCGAACGCGAAGGCCTCGAATGGATCGAAGACCCGAGCAACGCCGACACCACGCTCGATCGCAACTTCCTGCGCCACGAGATTCTGCCGCGACTCTCGGCACGCTGGCCACAGGCCATGGCCGCGTTGGCGACCACGGCACAGCGCGCCGCCGACCTGCTCGCACTCGCCGAACCCGAGGTGCAGCGCCTGCTTGCGCAGCATCGCGATCTCGAGACCGGCGTACTCGATGCACGCGTGCTGGAACTGTCCGCGGGCACGGCGATCGCGGTGCTGAAAGCGTGGCTGCGCGAACGGGCGCTGACGCATCCACCCGCCGCAGTCCTGCGCGAAGTGCTGCGGCAGATGCGCGATGCGCGCGCCGATCGCGTGCCAGAGGTGCGTTGGGCCGACGCAGTGCTGCGCCGTTATCGTGGGCAGCTGCATGCGCAGACGGCGACGTCGTCGTTGCCGTTGACCGACACCGACTGGCTACCGGAACAGCCCTTCGCCCTGACTGACGGCGGCGTCCTGCCGGCACTTCCCGGAATGTTCGAGGCTCCCCTGCGCGTGGCCCCGCGCCGTGGCGGCGAGAAGATCCGCGTGCACGCGCAGGCGCCGCGACGACCATTGCGGCTGCTGCTCCAGGAATGCGGCGTGCCGCCGTGGCAGCGCGCGCAACTGCCATGTCTGTGGCAGGGAGAGACCCTGATCGCAGTCGGCGACCGCTTCCTCGACGCCGGCTTCGCCGCGCGGCTTCGCGACGCCGGTCACGTCTGGCGCGTTGAATCCGCCGCGAAGCCGGGCTAAGGTGCGCCCATGTCGCCCCCCGAGTCCAACGAGACCAGCCGCGTCGCCGAGTTCGAGCAGTCGCTCGACGAACTCGAACAACTGGTCGCGCGCATGGAGAAGGGTGACCTGCTGCTGGACGAATCGCTCAGCGCGTTCGAGCGCGGCGTCGGCCTGTACCGACAATGCCGCAGTGCGCTCGACCAAGCGGAACTGCGCGTGCGCCAGATCATCGACCCGAACGACCTCGATGGCGCACCGCGCTTCGACCCCGACACGCCGTGAGCTGACGCCGGCGCTGCTCGCACTCGCCGCACGCGCCGAATCCGTCCTCGAACGCGCGCTGCCGGCCGAAACCCAGGCGCCGCTCGGGCTGCATCGCGCGATGCGCTACAGCACCCTCGGCGGCGGCAAGCGGCTGCGTCCGTGCCTGGTCTATGGTGCAGCGCTGGCCTGCGGGGGCGCCCTCGACACCGCGGACACCAGCGCCGCCGCGGTCGAGATGATCCACGCCTACTCGCTGATCCACGACGACCTGCCGGCGATGGACAACGACGATCTGCGCCGCGGCAAGCCGACCTGCCACATCGCCTTCGATGAGGCGACCGCGATCTTGGCCGGTGATGCGCTGCAGGCACTGGCCTTCGAACTGCTGGCCCGCGAGCCGACGGACGATGCCACGGCCCGGGTCGAAATGCTGCACGCGCTCGCCGTCGCATGCGGCTCGCAAGGCATGGCCGGCGGCCAGGCCTTCGATCTCGATGGCGTCGGGAGGCGGCTCGACCGCGGCGAGCTCGAACGCATGCACGCGCACAAGACCGGCGCGCTGATCCGCGCCTCGGTGCAGCTCGGCGCTCTCGCCGCCGGCGAACGCGACGCGACGCGCATCGCGGCAATGTTGCGCTACGGCCACGCGGTCGGGCTGGCCTTCCAGATCCGCGACGACATCCTCGACATCGAGGGCGAGACCCACATCATCGGCAAGCCGCAAGGCTCGGACGCGGCACAGAACAAGCCCACTTACCCGGCGATCCTCGGCCTGACCGAGTCACGCGCGCTGGCCGGGCAGCTGCGTGCACAAGCGATCTCCGCCCTCGCCGGCTTCGACGAACGCGCCGTGCACCTGCGCGATCTGGCCTGCTATTCCGTGGATCGGATGAGCTGAGGACTGGCGAGACCGTGGCTGGAGATTGACTGCGGGCCGCGGCTGGTGGCAGCGCGCACCGATCCAGTGATCACCGAACCATGAAACCCCATCCTGCATCGCGATTCTTGATTTCTACGCGAAGCCGTCATGGCGGCGCCAGCATCGCCGTCGCGATCGCGAAATAGATCAGCAGCGACAGCAGGTCCTGGATCACGGTGGCGAGCGGGCCGGCGGCGAAGGCGGGATCGACGT comes from Lysobacterales bacterium and encodes:
- the tilS gene encoding tRNA lysidine(34) synthetase TilS, which produces MSAARRILADFIATLPHREFVLALSGGMDSRTLLQVAASLRGQLDLSLRAIHVDHGLHPDSARWAERCRDWCTALAVPLDVVRVQVTRIAELGLEAAARAARHAAFAERLGDDEVLLAAHHRDDQAETMLLRALRAPGYDGLAGMRPLRRFSRGWLARPWLEVPRSAIRAEAEREGLEWIEDPSNADTTLDRNFLRHEILPRLSARWPQAMAALATTAQRAADLLALAEPEVQRLLAQHRDLETGVLDARVLELSAGTAIAVLKAWLRERALTHPPAAVLREVLRQMRDARADRVPEVRWADAVLRRYRGQLHAQTATSSLPLTDTDWLPEQPFALTDGGVLPALPGMFEAPLRVAPRRGGEKIRVHAQAPRRPLRLLLQECGVPPWQRAQLPCLWQGETLIAVGDRFLDAGFAARLRDAGHVWRVESAAKPG
- a CDS encoding exodeoxyribonuclease VII small subunit, which encodes MSPPESNETSRVAEFEQSLDELEQLVARMEKGDLLLDESLSAFERGVGLYRQCRSALDQAELRVRQIIDPNDLDGAPRFDPDTP
- a CDS encoding polyprenyl synthetase family protein produces the protein MAHRASTPTRRELTPALLALAARAESVLERALPAETQAPLGLHRAMRYSTLGGGKRLRPCLVYGAALACGGALDTADTSAAAVEMIHAYSLIHDDLPAMDNDDLRRGKPTCHIAFDEATAILAGDALQALAFELLAREPTDDATARVEMLHALAVACGSQGMAGGQAFDLDGVGRRLDRGELERMHAHKTGALIRASVQLGALAAGERDATRIAAMLRYGHAVGLAFQIRDDILDIEGETHIIGKPQGSDAAQNKPTYPAILGLTESRALAGQLRAQAISALAGFDERAVHLRDLACYSVDRMS